In the genome of Rhodoferax fermentans, one region contains:
- the epsA gene encoding XrtB/PEP-CTERM-associated transcriptional regulator EpsA codes for MKQFQLSTPADVLHFHRIVSQAGDVRTHFDLLIWLQGEMQYYLPHEVMVAAWGNFTDGVIQHDVISPMAGARTQHADVDSLKPMLMWIYRHWVDYGRNPCALRVGENGFLPKEKLLQALLGGALKSMRSALVHGLCDERNGIECLYVTFSTRPTYSEADKTNVGVMLPHIDVALRQVSHLPEQPLASGPLNHAQLENTLKPGHNMSTREVEIMFWVALGKTSSDIGRILNISEFTVKNHMQRVFKKLDVINRAQAVSKFKALCT; via the coding sequence TTGAAACAGTTTCAACTCTCTACCCCGGCGGATGTGCTCCACTTCCACAGAATCGTGTCACAAGCGGGAGACGTTCGCACCCATTTCGATTTGTTGATCTGGCTGCAGGGTGAGATGCAGTATTACCTGCCACATGAGGTGATGGTTGCTGCGTGGGGAAATTTCACGGATGGTGTCATCCAGCATGACGTGATTTCGCCCATGGCGGGTGCGCGCACGCAGCATGCGGATGTGGACTCGCTGAAGCCGATGTTGATGTGGATTTACCGCCACTGGGTGGACTATGGCAGGAACCCCTGCGCCTTGAGAGTGGGGGAAAACGGTTTTTTGCCCAAGGAGAAATTGCTTCAGGCCTTGTTGGGGGGCGCCCTGAAGTCCATGCGCAGTGCGCTGGTGCATGGACTTTGCGATGAACGCAATGGGATTGAGTGTCTGTATGTCACCTTCAGCACCCGACCAACCTACAGCGAGGCAGACAAAACCAATGTGGGGGTGATGCTGCCGCACATTGACGTGGCTTTGCGCCAGGTAAGCCATCTGCCGGAGCAGCCACTGGCTTCAGGGCCTTTGAACCATGCGCAGTTGGAGAACACGCTCAAGCCGGGACACAACATGTCTACCCGTGAGGTGGAGATCATGTTCTGGGTAGCGCTGGGCAAGACCAGCTCCGACATTGGCCGCATCCTGAACATCAGCGAATTTACCGTGAAGAACCACATGCAGCGGGTGTTCAAGAAGCTTGATGTGATCAACCGGGCGCAGGCGGTAAGCAAGTTCAAGGCGTTGTGCACTTAG
- a CDS encoding cyclic nucleotide-binding domain-containing protein — translation MNSQFAEFQPDVEPLGTVTDHVNEFINAVQSSTLIEGLTREETGVLGEYLACFGVPRHSTVLREGDGGDFLAILITGSAVITKRHGDVEKMVATLRPGDMVGEMSMIDGQTRFASCVTTLPSDFAVLTHDKFKALLADHPALGNKLLLALLRTATVRLRHATQTMLPNLTDVGFV, via the coding sequence ATGAATTCACAGTTTGCAGAGTTCCAGCCCGACGTTGAGCCTCTGGGCACAGTGACAGACCATGTCAACGAATTCATCAACGCCGTCCAATCCAGTACCCTGATCGAGGGCCTGACCCGCGAAGAAACCGGTGTGCTTGGGGAATACCTGGCGTGTTTTGGTGTGCCGCGCCACTCCACCGTGTTGCGTGAGGGCGATGGTGGCGACTTTCTCGCCATTCTGATCACTGGCAGTGCAGTCATCACCAAGCGGCATGGCGACGTTGAAAAAATGGTGGCCACACTGCGTCCTGGCGACATGGTTGGCGAGATGTCCATGATCGACGGCCAGACACGTTTTGCCAGCTGCGTCACCACCTTGCCCAGCGACTTTGCCGTACTCACCCACGACAAGTTCAAAGCCCTGCTGGCAGACCACCCGGCGCTGGGCAACAAACTCCTTCTCGCGCTGCTGCGCACCGCCACGGTTCGCCTGCGCCATGCCACGCAGACCATGTTGCCGAACCTCACAGACGTTGGTTTTGTCTGA
- a CDS encoding FxDxF family PEP-CTERM protein: MKTTQLLKSIAVATALVGASLSASAATQSLGPLVAGQAKAFSGYAPVGAFADTITFSLPTNSGSGYSVIDFATPNNVLHTVFTAISLFYNPDGVIGGNDSLVASSVSTNNELSLTLGSLAAGSYYLNIYGSTVGTLGGGYSGAISVTPFTAPVPEPETFAMLLAGLGVMGAIARRRKI, from the coding sequence ATGAAAACGACCCAGTTGCTCAAAAGCATTGCCGTAGCGACAGCGCTTGTTGGCGCCAGTTTGAGCGCCAGTGCTGCTACCCAGTCCTTGGGGCCACTTGTTGCTGGTCAAGCAAAAGCGTTCAGCGGTTACGCACCGGTTGGTGCGTTTGCAGACACCATTACCTTTAGCTTGCCCACCAATTCTGGTTCAGGGTACAGCGTGATCGACTTTGCAACACCCAACAATGTCTTGCATACAGTTTTTACTGCGATCAGCCTTTTTTACAACCCAGATGGTGTCATTGGTGGCAATGATTCATTGGTAGCGTCCTCCGTGAGTACTAACAACGAACTCAGTTTGACTCTTGGTTCCCTCGCAGCGGGTTCTTACTATCTGAATATCTATGGGTCAACCGTTGGCACCCTTGGTGGTGGTTACTCTGGTGCTATCAGCGTCACCCCCTTTACAGCTCCCGTCCCCGAACCCGAAACATTCGCCATGCTGCTGGCAGGTCTGGGTGTGATGGGTGCCATTGCACGCCGCCGCAAGA